One Perca flavescens isolate YP-PL-M2 chromosome 9, PFLA_1.0, whole genome shotgun sequence genomic window carries:
- the ell gene encoding RNA polymerase II elongation factor ELL, with amino-acid sequence MAALKEEQCYGLSCGRVSNGSNVSVFHVKLTDSALRAFEGYQGSKVLSSRPLIRFNGNQGKISIPRSENSSELQTFTFYLSNVGRDNPQGSFDCIQQYITSEGSIQLDCLGGIQDKITVCATDDSYQKARENMAQVEEETRSRSAIVIKPGGRYVGKKVQIRKPAPGLSDVAPLRRTSRPVIISSSTLKKGTAQHRPLRERLTHLLALKPYKKPELILRLQKDGLLPLDKDSLDSHLQQVANLNGKDNTFTLKDFLYKEIQKDWPGYTEGDQQLLKRILFKKQSQAQNSSAPPLESPPKELASSSPSQKRPPADFIDPLANKKPRISHLASKAATAPVNGKLSSSNGRGEAGGAQAGEAQAGVAVSVSDGGLTSSSQQLPVLDIPRPFEALSDVSNDSSHNGRDCDSQETAVSERLGQPPSLFLGSTMLTAPSIGKSSPGHTGADGPRDKSPSSFNNKSRKKSKKHKDKEKSKDKERVRERAQAKERKSRGERVPEPNRACGMSPGNLTSNSIPHKSTDLNGMCNSTSIPTSSPEVADYLVKYTVIGSPEQRQRYKNDFNAEYSEYRGLHARIEGITRQFTVLDNELKQLHQGTDKYKTIHNQILQEYHKIKKTNPNYSQEKNRCEYLHNKLAHIKRLIAEYDQQQL; translated from the exons ATGGCGGCGCTGAAGGAGGAGCAGTGCTACGGACTGTCCTGTGGAAGAGTGAGCAACGGTAGCAATGTATCCGTCTTTCACGTTAAACTCACTGACAGCGCACTGCGAGCTTTTGAAGGCTACCAGGGCAGCAAG GTCCTGTCATCACGGCCATTGATCAGATTTAATGGAAACCAAGGG AAAATTTCAATACCACGGTCAGAAAATTCCAGTGAACTGCAAACGTTTACATTCTATCTGTCAAATGTGGGCAGAGATAACCCCCAGGGCAGCTTCGACTGCATCCAGCAGTACATCACCAG TGAAGGGAGCATTCAGCTGGATTGTTTGGGTGGGATCCAGGACAAGATTACAGTATGTGCCACAGATGACTCCTACCAGAAGGCCAGGGAAAATATGGCCCAGGTCGAGGAGGAGACTCGCAGTAGGAGTGCTATCGTCATCAAGCCTGGGGGAAGATACGTAG GTAAGAAGGTTCAGATCCGGAAACCGGCACCTGGCCTCTCAGACGTCGCCCCGTTGCGGAGGACCTCCCGGCCGGTCATCATCTCTAGCAGTACGCTAAAGAAGGGCACCGCTCAGCACAGGCCGCTCCGGGAGCGCCTCACACACCTGCTGGCCCTCAAGCCTTACAAGAAGCCTGAGCTAATCCTGAGGTTGCAGAAAGATGGCCTCTTGCCATTAGACAAGGACTCCCTGGATAGCCACCTGCAacag GTGGCGAACCTGAATGGGAAAGACAACACCTTCACATTGAAGGACTTTTTGTATAAGGAGATTCAGAAGGACTGGCCAGGCTACACAGAAGGAGACCAGCAGCTTCTTAAGAGAATCCTGTTTAA AAAACAGAGCCAGGCCCAGAACAGCTCTGCCCCTCCGCTGGAGAGCCCGCCCAAAGAGCTGGCCAGCAGCTCGCCATCTCAG AAACGGCCCCCTGCGGACTTCATCGACCCTCTTGCCAACAAAAAGCCCAGGATATCGCATCTCGCCAGCAAAGCCGCAACAGCCCCAGTTAATGGCAAGCTCAGCTCCTCCAACGGGAGAGGGGAGGCAGGTGGAGCGCAGGCAGGTGAAGCGCAGGCAGGCGTGGCGGTTTCTGTGTCAGACGGCGGCTTGACGTCCAGCTCCCAGCAGCTCCCCGTGCTGGACATCCCTCGTCCTTTCGAAGCACTGTCGGATGTCAGCAATGACTCCAGCCACAACGGGAGAGATTGTGACTCTCAGGAAACCGCAGTGTCCGAGAGGCTCGGCCAGCCTCCTTCGTTGTTCTTGGGCTCGACGATGCTCACCGCGCCCAGCATCGGCAAGTCCTCTCCTGGGCACACAGGCGCCGACGGCCCTCGGGACAAGAGTCCTTCATCCTTCAACAACAAGTCCAGGAAGAAGTCAAAAAAGCATAAAGACAAGGAGAAGAGCAAAGACaaggagagggtgagagagagggcgCAAGCGAAGGAGAGGAAGAGTCGTGGGGAGCGTGTGCCTGAGCCTAACCGAGCCTGTGGGATGAGCCCAGGAAACCTCACAAGCAACAGTATTCCACACAAAAGCACAG ATCTAAATGGAATGTGCAACAGTACCAGTATTCCTACGTCATCACCTGAGGTGGCAGACTATTTAGT GAAGTACACGGTGATCGGCTCTCCGGAGCAACGTCAGAGGTATAAAAACGATTTCAACGCAGAGTACAGCGAGTACCGGGGTCTGCATGCTCGGATAGAGGGCATCACCCGGCAGTTCACTGTGCTGGACAATGAGCTCAAACAGCTCCATCAAGGCACAGACAAGTACAAG ACAATCCACAATCAGATACTTCAAGAgtatcataaaataaaaaag ACTAATCCAAACTATAGCCAAGAGAAGAACCGCTGTGAATATCTACACAACAAACTGGCACATATAAAGAGACTTATTGCCGAGTACGATCAACAGCAACTTTAA